Proteins found in one Serinicoccus marinus DSM 15273 genomic segment:
- a CDS encoding PPA1309 family protein: MPTTETSSPDQAHPGPLLRAAVDVEKHVAQAGWDQPPRLFALVRTSLLRDREPALATQLRTPDDEGYTAVEQERLPRRRTWSRCSGGWPGPPTSRGSPSPSSESWCRPRQNVICPRTVGRRPTP, from the coding sequence GTGCCGACCACCGAGACCTCCTCCCCCGACCAGGCCCACCCCGGTCCGCTGCTGCGTGCGGCCGTCGACGTCGAGAAGCACGTGGCGCAGGCCGGGTGGGACCAACCGCCCCGGCTCTTCGCCCTGGTGCGCACCAGCCTGCTCAGGGACCGCGAACCCGCCCTCGCCACCCAGCTGCGCACCCCGGACGACGAGGGCTACACCGCCGTCGAGCAGGAACGGCTCCCCCGACGCCGGACCTGGAGTCGCTGCTCGGGCGGATGGCCTGGCCCCCCGACGTCGAGGGGGTCGCCCTCGCCATCGAGCGAATCGTGGTGCCGCCCGAGGCAGAACGTGATCTGCCCGAGGACCGTCGGGAGGCGACCGACGCCCTGA